The Streptomyces sp. NBC_01689 genome includes a window with the following:
- a CDS encoding TetR/AcrR family transcriptional regulator, giving the protein METESVSQFSTERGQRADAIVEAAGRLFFAPGSARVSMDDLARELGMSKKTIYRHFPDRRSLLTAVLDRQFGAVEATLAAATEETEGRPFGVRVQGFLLAAGSELGRIGAAQLTLGRGDVMLRHYVEQRLDAVVYGRLDELFREGHRQGLLPMPPELLSEITRGAVERLLTSRLPHELDRTAADLLRAAVDTVLHGAIRPAHPDDEGREAVTPAARDDEHDDEQEVGS; this is encoded by the coding sequence ATGGAAACTGAATCAGTTTCGCAGTTTTCCACTGAACGTGGGCAACGGGCCGACGCGATCGTGGAGGCCGCCGGCCGGCTGTTCTTCGCGCCGGGCTCCGCCCGGGTGAGCATGGACGATCTCGCCCGCGAGCTCGGGATGAGCAAGAAGACGATCTACCGCCACTTCCCGGACAGGCGCAGCCTGCTGACCGCCGTGCTGGACCGGCAGTTCGGCGCGGTGGAGGCCACGCTGGCCGCCGCCACCGAGGAGACGGAGGGCCGGCCGTTCGGGGTGCGGGTGCAGGGCTTCCTGCTCGCGGCGGGCAGCGAACTCGGACGTATCGGGGCTGCCCAACTCACCTTGGGACGGGGCGATGTGATGCTTCGTCACTATGTGGAGCAGCGCCTGGACGCGGTGGTCTACGGACGGCTCGACGAGCTGTTCCGGGAAGGGCACCGGCAGGGACTGCTGCCGATGCCACCCGAGTTGCTGAGCGAGATCACCCGGGGCGCGGTGGAGCGCCTGCTCACCTCGCGGCTGCCGCACGAGCTCGACCGGACCGCGGCCGATCTGCTGCGCGCGGCCGTCGACACCGTGCTCCACGGGGCGATACGCCCGGCACACCCCGACGACGAAGGACGCGAGGCGGTCACTCCGGCGGCCCGCGACGACGAGCACGACGACGAACAGGAGGTGGGCTCATGA
- a CDS encoding ABC transporter substrate-binding protein, which translates to MHTIDLAYVGRGLHEELAAYIADQEDFYADEGVHVALRDGCTWDEERLRRGATIGLGRALLSRLTDGTPWVALNVNTTRPLFWFLARPGLTSLADLAGRRLAVHAPHTAPGCFTRIVLRRAGLDPDRDMDTVVRAPGDYGMDLRLLREGKLDAALVGSTMAPEAVAAEHGWRVLGWVGDHFRIPTVGLAVDPTYTDPDDPAVHAVLRAHRRALQVIHNDPDTTVRHMRTFLGGQTSEEVRAHYDAFIAPHFTTDGQADLAVGEAAITAVAAELGVPASVTAAEFYRTSPTTP; encoded by the coding sequence ATGCACACGATCGATCTCGCCTACGTCGGGCGGGGCCTGCACGAGGAACTGGCCGCCTACATCGCCGACCAGGAGGACTTCTACGCGGACGAGGGTGTGCACGTCGCCCTGCGCGACGGCTGCACCTGGGACGAGGAGCGGCTGCGCCGCGGCGCCACCATCGGCCTCGGCCGGGCACTGCTGTCCCGCCTGACCGACGGCACCCCCTGGGTCGCCCTCAACGTCAACACCACCCGCCCGCTGTTCTGGTTCCTCGCCCGTCCGGGGCTCACCTCCCTGGCCGACCTGGCCGGGCGACGGCTCGCGGTGCACGCCCCGCACACGGCACCCGGCTGCTTCACCAGGATCGTGCTGCGCCGGGCCGGCCTCGACCCGGACCGCGACATGGACACCGTGGTCCGCGCGCCCGGGGACTACGGCATGGACCTGCGTCTGCTGCGGGAGGGCAAGCTCGACGCGGCCCTGGTCGGCAGCACCATGGCGCCGGAGGCCGTGGCCGCCGAACACGGCTGGCGGGTACTGGGCTGGGTCGGCGACCACTTCCGGATCCCCACCGTGGGCCTGGCGGTCGACCCTACCTACACCGACCCGGACGACCCTGCCGTCCACGCCGTCCTGCGGGCCCATCGCCGCGCCCTCCAGGTGATCCACAACGACCCCGACACCACCGTGCGGCACATGCGGACGTTTCTGGGCGGTCAGACCAGTGAGGAGGTCCGGGCGCACTACGACGCGTTCATCGCACCGCACTTCACCACCGACGGCCAGGCAGACCTCGCCGTCGGTGAGGCCGCGATCACGGCGGTCGCCGCCGAACTCGGCGTACCGGCCTCCGTCACGGCGGCCGAGTTCTACCGCACCTCGCCCACCACTCCGTAG
- a CDS encoding maleylacetate reductase, translating to MKTFVHRGQLTKVVFGSGTRAVVPEEADLLGCRRVLVVCTPGQTDQAAEMRDLLGAAAVGTFAEAAPHTPVEVTQQAVAYAGSVEADSVLAVGGGSAIGLGKAIAVRTGLPQLALPTTYAGSEMTPILGETEGNRKTTRRLPEARVRTVVYDIDLTLTFPAASSVVSGVNAMAHAVEALYARDRDPVAFLMAGEALDSLVRSLPVIARRPDDAEARADALYGAWLAGTCLGTVGMALHHKVCHVLGGTFGLPHAETHTVVLPHVVAYNRPAAPEAMARVERALPADDVASGLFGFAGGLGAPTALRDLGMPEQGIEEAAELIVRDGYWNPRPVDRAAVRDLLTRAWAGEAPRTPPGAGRPRTDFVIEPPITTGARHA from the coding sequence ATGAAGACATTCGTGCATCGGGGACAGCTGACCAAGGTGGTCTTCGGCAGCGGTACGCGCGCCGTCGTTCCCGAGGAGGCCGACCTTCTCGGATGCCGCCGGGTGCTCGTCGTGTGCACACCCGGTCAGACGGACCAGGCGGCGGAGATGCGCGACCTGCTGGGCGCGGCGGCCGTGGGGACCTTCGCCGAGGCAGCCCCGCACACTCCCGTCGAGGTCACGCAACAGGCGGTCGCGTACGCCGGATCCGTGGAGGCGGACTCCGTGCTGGCCGTCGGCGGCGGATCGGCCATCGGCCTCGGCAAGGCGATCGCCGTACGGACCGGGCTTCCTCAACTCGCCCTGCCCACCACGTACGCCGGCTCCGAGATGACCCCCATCCTCGGCGAGACCGAGGGCAACAGGAAGACGACCCGGCGGCTGCCGGAGGCGCGGGTCAGGACGGTGGTCTACGACATCGACCTGACGCTCACCTTTCCGGCGGCGAGTTCGGTGGTCAGCGGCGTCAATGCGATGGCGCACGCCGTCGAGGCCCTCTACGCACGAGACCGTGACCCGGTCGCCTTCCTGATGGCCGGTGAGGCGCTCGACTCCCTCGTCCGGTCCCTTCCGGTCATCGCGCGGCGGCCGGACGACGCCGAGGCACGTGCCGACGCGCTGTACGGGGCATGGCTGGCGGGCACCTGCCTCGGCACGGTGGGCATGGCCCTGCACCACAAGGTCTGCCACGTGCTGGGCGGCACGTTCGGCCTCCCGCACGCCGAGACCCACACGGTCGTCCTGCCGCACGTGGTCGCCTACAACCGGCCGGCGGCGCCCGAGGCCATGGCACGCGTCGAGCGGGCGCTCCCGGCGGACGACGTCGCGAGCGGCCTCTTCGGCTTCGCGGGGGGACTCGGTGCCCCGACGGCACTCCGGGACCTCGGCATGCCCGAGCAGGGGATCGAGGAGGCGGCCGAGCTGATCGTGCGGGACGGCTACTGGAACCCCCGCCCGGTCGACCGGGCCGCCGTCCGCGACCTCCTGACCCGTGCCTGGGCCGGGGAGGCACCGAGAACACCACCGGGCGCCGGACGCCCGCGGACCGACTTCGTCATCGAACCCCCCATCACCACGGGAGCGCGCCATGCGTGA
- a CDS encoding helix-turn-helix transcriptional regulator, translated as MTSSVASFKLRPPAQPPHLLSRPRLLRALDAATEPVVVLCAPAGAGKTVLLAEWSQGPSARGQCAWLSLDTYDNSPDRLWSCVLGAVRRVRPDLPGRLDGRGWTVDTWLEEILPDLVTGLGGAGPLTLILDGLESVTDADAVRSLSDFLIRLPPGLRVVLSTRHVPGSPLPTLRARGLVAELTLHDLAFTPGEAEAVLTRQLGSPPTPDVSTELYEATEGWAAGLCVMGRAVARSANGADTEGSSARGRRAVTEYLATEVLDRLTAEQRRFLLRTSVLDQLSAGPCQALAGDRAGVVLRELARTVQLLVPVAADPSAYRHHRALSALLSDVLASEGSGTVVSLHRSAARWYSRQGQTAAAVRHWMLGADESAAVRSVLDGWEGAVSAGRGAQVSRWLDLLPPRTVTADARLCVVAAMAALSGGAPETARRWLDVARLRQTGGEIVGEGGTVSDATAVAQVVACCLTGEMLTAGRLGEAAVAGTLPLTAWRALACTARGAALLWSRRYAEAEALLGEATRDAHAAGHGLALVRALGLRAMGALLAGRYELTRVLGDEALDAVAAAGLDRHFVSVPAYLGRAGLLLEEGRTEEAEQVLATAEAVLASSPRTGSEPHVRALCHFTRSRLESARGDGGAAEEAREAAEREAAHCESPGILTDLLGRTGEDTAVPPGEPRPQDLSVGERRVLRALCGPLTLREIASELYVSHNTVKTQVRAIFRKLDAHDRGGAVARARESGVL; from the coding sequence ATGACCAGCTCCGTCGCGTCCTTCAAGCTGCGTCCTCCGGCCCAGCCCCCGCACCTCCTGTCCCGGCCGCGTCTCCTGCGCGCGCTCGACGCGGCGACCGAGCCCGTGGTGGTGCTCTGCGCTCCGGCCGGCGCAGGGAAGACGGTGCTCCTCGCCGAGTGGTCGCAGGGCCCGTCGGCCCGTGGGCAGTGCGCCTGGCTCAGCCTCGACACGTACGACAACTCCCCGGACCGGCTCTGGTCCTGCGTCCTGGGAGCGGTGCGGCGGGTACGGCCGGACCTGCCCGGTCGTCTGGACGGGCGCGGCTGGACGGTCGACACATGGCTCGAGGAGATCCTGCCGGACCTGGTGACCGGACTGGGCGGAGCGGGACCGCTCACGCTCATCCTCGACGGACTCGAATCCGTCACGGACGCCGACGCGGTGCGCAGCCTCTCGGACTTCCTGATCAGGCTGCCCCCGGGTCTCCGCGTCGTGCTGTCGACCCGGCACGTTCCCGGCAGCCCGCTGCCGACCCTGCGCGCACGCGGCCTGGTCGCCGAACTCACCCTGCACGACCTGGCGTTCACTCCGGGGGAGGCGGAGGCGGTACTGACGCGTCAGCTCGGTTCGCCTCCGACGCCCGACGTCTCGACCGAGCTGTACGAGGCCACCGAGGGATGGGCGGCGGGGCTGTGCGTCATGGGGCGCGCCGTCGCCCGCTCGGCGAACGGGGCCGACACGGAGGGGAGTTCGGCCCGCGGCCGACGGGCGGTCACCGAGTATCTCGCCACCGAGGTGCTGGACCGCCTCACCGCCGAACAGCGCCGGTTCCTGCTGCGCACGAGTGTGCTCGACCAGCTGAGCGCCGGGCCCTGCCAGGCCCTGGCCGGGGACCGGGCGGGCGTGGTGCTGCGCGAACTCGCGCGGACCGTGCAGCTGCTCGTGCCCGTCGCCGCCGATCCGTCGGCGTACCGGCACCACAGGGCACTGTCCGCGCTGCTGTCCGACGTGCTCGCGTCCGAGGGGTCCGGCACCGTCGTGTCCCTGCACCGTTCGGCGGCCCGGTGGTACTCCCGCCAGGGGCAGACGGCAGCGGCCGTACGGCACTGGATGCTCGGCGCCGACGAGTCCGCGGCCGTCCGGTCGGTCCTGGACGGCTGGGAGGGGGCGGTCTCGGCGGGGCGCGGTGCGCAGGTCTCCCGGTGGCTGGACCTCCTGCCGCCCCGAACGGTCACCGCCGACGCGCGACTGTGCGTCGTGGCCGCGATGGCGGCCCTTTCGGGAGGCGCCCCGGAGACGGCCCGCCGCTGGCTGGACGTGGCCCGGCTCCGGCAGACGGGAGGCGAGATCGTCGGCGAGGGCGGCACGGTGTCCGACGCCACGGCCGTCGCACAGGTCGTGGCCTGCTGTCTGACCGGGGAGATGCTGACCGCCGGCCGTCTCGGCGAAGCCGCCGTCGCGGGCACCCTGCCGCTGACCGCGTGGCGCGCCCTGGCCTGCACGGCCCGCGGCGCCGCGCTGTTGTGGAGCCGCCGGTACGCGGAGGCGGAGGCGCTGCTCGGTGAGGCCACCCGGGACGCGCACGCGGCCGGGCACGGCCTGGCGCTCGTCCGCGCCCTGGGACTGCGCGCGATGGGTGCGCTGCTGGCCGGACGGTACGAACTGACGCGCGTGCTCGGTGACGAGGCCCTCGACGCGGTGGCGGCCGCAGGACTCGACCGGCACTTCGTCTCCGTGCCCGCGTACCTCGGCCGGGCCGGCCTGCTGCTCGAAGAGGGCAGGACCGAAGAGGCCGAACAGGTCCTGGCGACCGCGGAAGCCGTGCTGGCGTCCTCACCCCGGACCGGCAGCGAACCCCACGTACGCGCCCTGTGCCACTTCACGCGGTCGCGGCTGGAGAGCGCCCGGGGCGACGGCGGAGCGGCGGAAGAGGCCCGCGAGGCGGCTGAACGGGAGGCGGCCCACTGCGAATCGCCCGGGATCCTCACGGACCTGCTCGGCCGGACCGGGGAGGACACCGCGGTGCCCCCCGGCGAACCCCGCCCGCAGGATCTGTCGGTGGGGGAGCGGCGGGTGCTCCGCGCCCTGTGCGGCCCGTTGACCCTGCGGGAGATCGCCTCGGAGCTCTATGTGTCCCACAACACCGTGAAGACCCAGGTACGGGCGATCTTCCGCAAGCTCGACGCGCACGACAGGGGCGGCGCGGTCGCCAGGGCCCGGGAGAGCGGTGTGCTCTGA
- a CDS encoding SDR family NAD(P)-dependent oxidoreductase codes for MTGATGRVVLVTGAGSGIGAAAARLLAARGMRVVVNYLSNTTAAEEVVAGIEAAGGQAMAVRADVREVAAIDGMVERVRAAWGGVDVLVHNALIPFAVKSFQDMTWDELGGKLDGEMHAAFALTKAVLPGMAEQGWGRIVYISTGLSRRPRENMIALGTAKAALEQFGRYVAQELGPQGITVNIVSAGPVEDTRMARMTDVFDDAHKQRQISATPLGRLAHPDDVARAIAFYADEDNSFMTGTTAAVNGGMAMY; via the coding sequence ATGACCGGGGCGACCGGCAGGGTGGTACTGGTGACAGGGGCCGGCAGCGGAATCGGGGCGGCCGCCGCGCGGCTGCTGGCCGCACGGGGGATGCGCGTGGTGGTCAACTACCTGAGCAACACCACGGCGGCCGAGGAGGTCGTGGCCGGTATCGAGGCCGCCGGCGGGCAGGCCATGGCCGTGCGGGCCGACGTGCGTGAGGTCGCGGCGATCGACGGCATGGTCGAGCGGGTCCGCGCCGCCTGGGGCGGCGTCGACGTCCTCGTGCACAACGCGCTGATCCCGTTCGCGGTCAAGTCGTTCCAGGACATGACCTGGGACGAACTCGGCGGCAAGCTCGACGGGGAGATGCACGCGGCGTTCGCCCTCACCAAAGCGGTCCTGCCCGGCATGGCCGAACAGGGCTGGGGGCGCATCGTCTACATCAGTACCGGGCTCAGCCGCAGGCCGCGGGAGAACATGATCGCCCTGGGCACGGCCAAGGCCGCGCTGGAGCAGTTCGGCCGGTACGTCGCCCAGGAGCTGGGCCCGCAGGGCATCACGGTCAACATCGTCTCGGCGGGCCCGGTGGAGGACACCCGCATGGCCCGTATGACGGACGTGTTCGACGACGCGCACAAGCAGCGGCAGATCTCCGCCACTCCCCTGGGCCGCCTGGCCCATCCGGACGACGTCGCCCGGGCGATCGCCTTCTACGCCGACGAGGACAACTCCTTCATGACCGGCACCACGGCCGCCGTCAACGGCGGCATGGCCATGTACTGA
- a CDS encoding 4-hydroxyphenylacetate 3-hydroxylase family protein — translation MRTGKEYLAALNDGRKVWVGDELVENVATHPKTRAYAQSLAAFYDLHHRPDLQDVMTYVDEDGVRRSMTWFQHRSKEDLRRKRRYLETVQRELGGGAIPRTPDVNNYVLLTYIDDPEPWSSQSVGTGGRDLTAGILDFWDVVRDGDLNATPAFVDPQADRSRDSAQAESPALRVVGTSDEGITVRGVKAISTGAAFGDWIHIGVFYRPGIIAEQIIYGAVKPDTPGVTIICRESNVPDGDEIEHPLASQGDELDSVIVFEDVFIPWNRVFHIGNPQHASLYPQRVFDWLHYHSLVRAMVKAELMLGLALLITEHIGTYQLPPVQARVARFAGFHQTLKAHTVGCEDEGFFTPGGIFKPNVLMFDFGRAYYIEQITDMVHELLDLAGRSALIYPSEGQWQQPELRPWLEALQTGPVGRPYDRLKISRVIRDMFLSDWGGRISTFENFNGTPLLAIRSLTMKRAEMSPTGSMADLARKVCGIESVSEEGETAYQAQATYARRQDAS, via the coding sequence GTGCGAACAGGCAAGGAATACCTGGCAGCGCTGAACGACGGCCGCAAGGTGTGGGTGGGTGACGAACTCGTCGAGAACGTGGCCACGCACCCCAAGACCCGGGCGTACGCCCAGAGTCTCGCGGCCTTCTACGACCTGCACCACCGCCCCGACCTGCAGGACGTCATGACGTACGTGGACGAGGACGGCGTCCGGCGGTCCATGACGTGGTTCCAGCACCGCTCGAAGGAGGACCTGCGGCGCAAGCGGCGCTACCTGGAGACGGTGCAGCGGGAACTCGGCGGGGGCGCGATCCCGCGCACCCCGGATGTCAACAACTACGTGCTGCTGACCTACATCGACGACCCGGAGCCGTGGAGCAGCCAGTCCGTCGGGACCGGCGGGAGGGACCTCACGGCGGGGATCCTCGACTTCTGGGACGTGGTGCGGGACGGTGACCTCAACGCGACGCCGGCCTTCGTCGACCCGCAGGCGGACCGCTCCCGCGATTCGGCGCAGGCCGAGTCGCCGGCCCTGCGGGTGGTGGGCACCTCGGACGAGGGCATCACCGTGCGAGGCGTGAAGGCGATCAGCACCGGCGCGGCCTTCGGCGACTGGATCCACATCGGGGTCTTCTACCGCCCCGGGATCATCGCGGAACAGATCATCTACGGGGCGGTGAAGCCCGACACCCCCGGAGTCACCATCATCTGCCGGGAGAGCAACGTCCCCGACGGCGACGAGATCGAGCACCCGCTCGCCTCGCAGGGTGACGAGCTGGACAGTGTCATCGTGTTCGAGGACGTGTTCATCCCCTGGAACCGCGTCTTCCACATCGGTAACCCCCAGCACGCGTCGCTCTACCCGCAGCGTGTCTTCGACTGGCTGCACTACCACTCGCTGGTGCGCGCCATGGTGAAGGCGGAGCTGATGCTCGGCCTGGCCCTGCTGATCACCGAGCACATCGGCACGTACCAGCTGCCGCCGGTGCAGGCCCGGGTCGCCCGTTTCGCGGGCTTCCACCAGACGCTCAAGGCGCACACGGTCGGGTGCGAGGACGAAGGGTTCTTCACGCCGGGCGGCATCTTCAAGCCCAACGTCCTGATGTTCGACTTCGGGCGGGCGTACTACATCGAGCAGATCACCGACATGGTCCACGAACTCCTCGACCTGGCCGGCCGCTCCGCGCTCATCTACCCGTCCGAGGGCCAGTGGCAGCAGCCCGAACTGCGGCCTTGGCTGGAGGCGTTGCAGACGGGCCCGGTCGGCAGGCCCTACGACCGGCTGAAGATCAGCCGGGTGATCCGCGACATGTTCCTGTCCGACTGGGGCGGCCGCATCAGCACCTTCGAGAACTTCAACGGCACGCCCCTGCTGGCCATCCGCAGCCTCACCATGAAGCGCGCCGAGATGTCACCGACCGGCAGCATGGCGGACCTGGCGCGCAAGGTCTGCGGCATCGAGAGCGTGAGCGAGGAAGGGGAGACCGCGTACCAGGCCCAGGCGACCTACGCCCGACGCCAGGACGCCTCCTAG
- a CDS encoding flavin reductase family protein has product MTVEFRATMSRLATGVSVITTCSGNTPIGMTASAVSALSLDPIQLLVCIGNHLYTRTAIAAHGRFAVNVLGEDSEHLARNFAASKADKFAGVETVDDHGVPVLKDAIAAVVCDVADALPGGDHTIFVGDVRHWAHRTDCRPLLHFAGGFGTLRSPR; this is encoded by the coding sequence ATGACAGTCGAATTCCGAGCCACGATGAGCCGGCTCGCCACCGGAGTCAGCGTGATCACCACCTGCTCCGGGAACACACCGATCGGGATGACGGCGAGTGCCGTGTCCGCCCTCTCCCTCGACCCGATCCAACTGCTCGTATGCATCGGCAACCACCTGTACACACGGACCGCGATCGCGGCGCACGGCCGCTTCGCCGTCAATGTGCTCGGTGAGGACAGCGAGCACCTGGCACGGAACTTCGCCGCGTCCAAGGCGGACAAGTTCGCGGGCGTCGAGACCGTCGACGACCACGGCGTACCCGTCCTGAAGGACGCCATCGCGGCGGTCGTGTGCGACGTCGCCGACGCGCTCCCCGGCGGCGACCACACCATCTTCGTCGGCGACGTCCGTCACTGGGCGCACCGGACGGACTGCCGGCCGCTGCTCCACTTCGCGGGCGGCTTCGGCACGCTCAGGTCTCCGCGGTAG
- a CDS encoding SpoIIE family protein phosphatase: MCAIREDGAAQPYGARPPPPTATACRAELDRLLEQAVRDTGVHAGAVFLTAPDGRSLRLEVTEGIPAEFLTPWFGVALSSHVPVAEAVREQRLVWLGDPQELARRYPRTAIALPYHHAVAVVPLLTGTTAWGALLLIWPGSGSAGPAGPSPERVRAAGRHLAWFLRDAARTGHPLGPGPVPRTLPQPPARARAPAEAVAAAELVERLPEGNCSLDLDGRFTFVSTTAAALLGSTVPRLLGTRPWQSLPWCGDPAFEDHFRAAVVSREPGFHTAMPAPDRWLAVELYPGGSGVSVRVSPTDPGGVPEPAPAGTRTPPGEPIRLGEIHQVLHLAAALSEAVGVDDVVDLITEEMLPAFGARTVALLAAEDGRTRVIGCRGYHAQLLRQFDGAPLTSPAPAIQVLTTGVPSFFATFEELCRVYPAAPRHDGQCAWAFLPLIASGRPVGSCVFAFDRPRPFPARQRVVFTALAGLIAQALERAHLYDTSKELAQTLQAALLPDSLPDLPGLDAAARYLPSVRGMDIGGDFYDLVRVDDTVAVAVIGDVQGHNATAAALVGRIRPVIRSQALAGATPAHALTQANRLLVDMNPGRFVSCLYIHLDLARHRAVLATAGHPPPVLRHPDGHAEVLALPPGLLLGIDPEADYPSTTISWAPGTVLALYTDGLVETPGTDLDDAMSGLASQLARAVRPQSMDRLATDLIDHARQTATRTDDIALLLLALTTAE, from the coding sequence ATGTGCGCCATACGGGAGGACGGTGCCGCACAGCCCTACGGGGCCCGCCCCCCGCCGCCGACCGCGACGGCATGCCGGGCCGAGCTGGACCGGCTGCTGGAACAGGCCGTGCGCGACACGGGTGTGCACGCGGGAGCGGTCTTCCTCACGGCGCCCGACGGACGGTCGCTGCGACTGGAGGTGACCGAGGGCATCCCCGCGGAGTTCCTCACGCCCTGGTTCGGGGTGGCGCTGTCCAGTCACGTCCCGGTGGCCGAAGCGGTGCGTGAGCAGCGGCTCGTCTGGCTCGGCGACCCCCAGGAACTGGCGCGCCGATACCCGCGGACGGCGATCGCCCTGCCCTACCACCACGCGGTGGCCGTGGTACCGCTCCTCACCGGGACCACGGCCTGGGGCGCACTGCTGCTGATCTGGCCCGGCTCCGGTTCCGCCGGTCCCGCCGGCCCGAGCCCCGAACGGGTTCGTGCCGCCGGTCGGCACCTGGCGTGGTTCCTGCGTGACGCCGCCCGCACCGGCCATCCCCTCGGTCCCGGACCGGTGCCACGGACCCTGCCGCAGCCGCCCGCCCGCGCGAGAGCGCCGGCCGAGGCGGTGGCCGCCGCGGAACTCGTCGAACGGCTGCCCGAGGGCAACTGCTCCCTCGATCTCGACGGCAGATTCACCTTCGTCAGCACCACCGCCGCCGCCCTGCTCGGCAGCACCGTCCCCCGTCTGCTCGGGACGCGCCCGTGGCAGTCGTTGCCCTGGTGCGGGGACCCGGCCTTCGAGGACCACTTCCGTGCCGCAGTGGTCAGTCGCGAGCCCGGTTTCCACACCGCCATGCCCGCGCCGGACCGGTGGCTCGCCGTCGAGCTCTACCCCGGCGGATCGGGCGTGAGCGTCCGTGTCTCGCCGACCGATCCGGGCGGAGTCCCCGAGCCCGCGCCCGCCGGAACGCGGACGCCCCCGGGTGAGCCGATCCGCCTGGGCGAGATCCACCAGGTGCTGCACCTCGCCGCCGCGCTCTCCGAGGCCGTCGGGGTCGACGACGTCGTCGACCTGATCACTGAGGAGATGCTGCCCGCCTTCGGGGCCCGGACCGTGGCCCTGCTCGCGGCCGAGGACGGCCGCACGCGCGTCATCGGCTGCCGGGGCTACCACGCCCAGCTCCTGCGGCAGTTCGACGGAGCGCCGCTGACCTCCCCGGCCCCCGCGATCCAGGTCCTCACCACCGGCGTGCCCAGCTTCTTCGCCACCTTCGAGGAGCTCTGCCGCGTCTATCCGGCCGCGCCCCGCCATGACGGCCAGTGCGCCTGGGCCTTCCTGCCACTGATCGCCTCCGGGCGCCCGGTGGGTTCGTGCGTGTTCGCCTTCGACCGCCCCCGCCCCTTCCCGGCCCGCCAGCGGGTCGTCTTCACCGCGCTCGCCGGTCTCATCGCGCAGGCGCTGGAGAGGGCCCACCTGTACGACACCAGCAAGGAGCTCGCGCAGACCCTGCAGGCGGCCCTCCTCCCGGACTCGCTGCCCGACCTCCCCGGGCTGGACGCGGCCGCCCGGTACCTGCCCAGCGTCCGCGGCATGGACATCGGCGGCGACTTCTACGACCTGGTACGGGTGGACGACACCGTCGCGGTGGCGGTCATCGGTGACGTCCAGGGCCACAACGCCACCGCCGCCGCGCTCGTGGGCCGCATCCGCCCCGTCATCCGCTCGCAGGCCCTCGCCGGGGCCACACCGGCACACGCCCTCACCCAGGCCAACCGCCTGCTCGTCGACATGAATCCCGGCCGCTTCGTCAGCTGTCTGTACATCCATCTCGATCTCGCGCGCCACCGGGCCGTCCTGGCCACCGCCGGGCATCCCCCACCGGTCCTGCGCCACCCGGACGGTCACGCCGAAGTCCTCGCGCTCCCGCCCGGCCTGCTGCTCGGCATCGATCCGGAGGCGGACTACCCCTCGACCACGATCTCCTGGGCCCCCGGCACCGTCCTCGCCCTGTACACCGACGGGCTCGTGGAGACCCCCGGAACCGACCTGGACGACGCCATGAGCGGGCTCGCCTCCCAACTCGCGCGGGCCGTCCGGCCCCAGTCCATGGACCGGCTCGCCACGGACCTGATCGACCATGCGCGGCAGACCGCCACCCGGACGGACGACATCGCGCTGCTGCTCCTCGCGCTCACCACCGCCGAGTAG
- a CDS encoding dioxygenase family protein: protein MRDLTGDTITEAVTATMRDTKDARLAEILTSLVRHLHDFVRDVEPTEEEWARGVDFLTRTGQKCTPTRQEFILLSDVLGITMLVDALSNRRPAEATQNSVLGPFFREDRPRHADDADISAGLPGTPMFFEGRVVDRDGAPVNDAAVDVWHSDAEGHYDVDVPGQVDTAMRALFRTDEQGHFAFRSIRPASYPIPGDGPVGELLSATGRSPMRPAHVHLLIDAPGFQRVTSMLFPSDDPYLDTDPVFGVKESLVASYDSYAADAGPCRGLTDVPYTLLRHTFVLEPRPAR, encoded by the coding sequence ATGCGTGATCTGACCGGCGACACCATCACCGAGGCCGTGACCGCCACCATGCGGGACACCAAGGACGCCCGACTCGCGGAGATCCTCACCTCACTGGTGCGCCACCTCCACGACTTCGTCCGTGACGTCGAACCGACCGAGGAGGAGTGGGCCCGGGGAGTGGACTTCCTGACCCGCACCGGGCAGAAGTGCACACCGACCCGCCAGGAGTTCATCCTGCTGTCCGACGTCCTGGGCATCACCATGCTGGTCGACGCCCTGAGCAACCGGCGCCCCGCCGAAGCCACGCAGAACAGCGTCCTCGGCCCCTTCTTCCGGGAGGACAGGCCGCGCCACGCCGACGACGCCGACATCTCCGCGGGCCTGCCCGGAACCCCGATGTTCTTCGAGGGACGGGTCGTCGACCGTGACGGAGCGCCGGTGAACGACGCCGCGGTGGACGTCTGGCACAGCGACGCCGAGGGTCACTACGACGTGGACGTGCCCGGTCAGGTGGACACGGCCATGCGCGCGCTGTTCCGGACCGACGAGCAGGGACACTTCGCCTTCCGTTCCATCCGCCCGGCCAGCTACCCGATACCCGGTGACGGCCCGGTCGGTGAACTCCTGAGCGCGACCGGCAGGTCCCCCATGCGTCCCGCCCATGTGCACCTGCTGATCGACGCGCCGGGATTCCAGCGCGTGACGAGCATGCTGTTCCCGTCGGACGACCCCTACCTGGACACCGATCCGGTGTTCGGCGTCAAGGAGTCACTGGTCGCGTCCTACGACTCGTACGCGGCCGACGCCGGGCCGTGCCGCGGGCTGACCGACGTGCCCTACACCCTGCTGCGGCACACCTTCGTCCTCGAACCCCGTCCCGCCCGCTGA